A single genomic interval of Roseomonas aeriglobus harbors:
- a CDS encoding TonB-dependent receptor, with the protein MLLVSASVPAHAQTTEVVVTGRGLAPRPGDAAFDVVTIAPERIAESASARLESVLADVAGLQQFRRSDSRTANPTSQGISLRGIGGNASSRALLVLDGVPQADPFGGWVAFPAYATDRIGLIRVTRGGGSGYFGAGALAGTVELESAGRAGAPIAGSIAYGSRRSLDASASTLLQSGQGFATVSAAYARGDGFVPIVAESRGPADRAAPYEQASGAVRAVLPIGSATELQANMAAFADVRDRGTDFTRNRSEGADASVRLIGRGRWGFSALAYLQTRSFASQFAAVDAARATVTPTLDQYNTPATGLGARMELVPPVGEGVDLRLGGDWRDVKGRTQELYSYTAGVPTRRREAGGSARTMGLFADASVERGRVTLTLGGRVDRWRISDGRSREALLAGGGALTDMVHPDRTGTEWTGRAGLAVAPVEAVRFRVAAYRGWRLPTLNELYRPFRVGADATAANAALAPERLTGVDAGVTLTPVRGASFGVSVFRDRLTGAIANVGEGRGPGTFSGVGFVAANGVYRVRRNLDAIRSSGLELDARYDAGPAFALLSWSRANSRVSASGTAAALNGLRPAQTPRDLVSGTIGWRRDGLTLSTTVRHAAHQFEDDANSRTLAPATTLDAYAAVPLGRRVAIEVRGENLFDERVEAGVAGTGIVERATPRTLWIGLRLTP; encoded by the coding sequence TTGCTCCTGGTGTCGGCATCGGTGCCGGCGCACGCGCAAACGACCGAAGTCGTCGTCACCGGCCGCGGTCTCGCGCCCCGGCCTGGCGACGCCGCGTTCGACGTCGTCACCATTGCGCCCGAGCGGATCGCGGAGTCGGCGAGTGCTCGCCTGGAATCGGTGCTGGCCGACGTGGCGGGGCTCCAGCAGTTCCGCCGATCGGATTCTCGCACCGCCAATCCCACCAGCCAGGGCATTTCGTTGCGCGGCATCGGGGGCAACGCGTCGAGCCGTGCGCTGCTGGTCCTCGACGGCGTGCCTCAGGCCGACCCGTTCGGGGGCTGGGTCGCGTTTCCGGCCTATGCGACCGATCGCATCGGCCTGATCCGCGTCACGCGCGGCGGGGGCAGCGGTTATTTCGGCGCGGGCGCCTTGGCCGGAACGGTCGAACTGGAGAGCGCCGGCCGCGCGGGAGCGCCCATCGCCGGGTCGATCGCTTACGGCAGCCGGCGTTCGCTCGATGCGTCCGCGTCTACATTGCTGCAAAGCGGGCAGGGGTTCGCGACCGTCTCGGCCGCTTATGCCCGCGGCGACGGCTTCGTACCGATCGTCGCCGAGAGCCGCGGGCCGGCCGATCGCGCCGCACCCTATGAACAGGCGTCCGGCGCGGTCCGTGCCGTACTGCCGATCGGCAGCGCGACCGAGCTTCAGGCGAACATGGCCGCGTTCGCCGACGTCCGCGACCGCGGCACCGACTTCACCCGCAACCGCAGCGAGGGCGCCGATGCGAGCGTGCGCCTGATCGGGCGAGGACGGTGGGGGTTCTCTGCCCTGGCCTACCTCCAGACCCGGAGCTTTGCTTCGCAGTTCGCGGCGGTCGACGCGGCGCGCGCTACCGTCACGCCGACGCTCGACCAGTATAATACGCCGGCAACGGGCCTTGGTGCGCGTATGGAGTTGGTGCCCCCGGTGGGGGAGGGCGTCGATCTGCGGCTCGGCGGCGATTGGCGCGACGTCAAGGGGCGGACGCAGGAACTGTACAGCTACACCGCGGGTGTGCCGACGCGGCGACGCGAGGCGGGCGGATCGGCGCGGACCATGGGCCTGTTCGCCGACGCCAGCGTCGAGCGGGGGCGTGTGACGTTGACGCTCGGCGGACGGGTCGATCGCTGGCGGATCAGCGATGGCCGCAGCCGAGAGGCGCTGCTCGCCGGCGGCGGGGCGCTGACCGATATGGTCCATCCCGATCGCACCGGCACTGAATGGACCGGCCGCGCCGGCCTCGCGGTGGCCCCTGTCGAGGCAGTTCGATTCCGCGTTGCAGCCTATCGTGGCTGGCGCCTTCCGACGCTCAACGAGCTCTACCGGCCATTCCGCGTCGGCGCCGACGCGACTGCCGCCAACGCTGCCCTGGCCCCGGAGCGGCTGACCGGCGTCGACGCGGGCGTAACTCTTACGCCGGTCCGCGGCGCCTCGTTCGGGGTCAGCGTCTTTCGCGATCGCCTGACCGGCGCGATCGCCAATGTCGGGGAGGGGCGCGGGCCGGGAACGTTCTCCGGCGTCGGTTTCGTTGCAGCGAACGGGGTGTACCGCGTGCGGCGCAACCTCGACGCGATCCGGTCGAGCGGTCTCGAGCTCGACGCGCGGTACGACGCCGGCCCCGCTTTCGCGCTGTTGTCGTGGAGCCGCGCCAATTCGCGCGTCTCGGCCAGTGGTACCGCGGCAGCGCTCAATGGTCTTCGCCCGGCGCAGACGCCGCGTGATCTGGTGTCCGGCACGATCGGCTGGCGTCGCGATGGGCTGACGCTGTCCACGACCGTCCGCCACGCCGCGCATCAGTTCGAGGACGACGCCAACAGCCGGACGCTGGCTCCGGCGACGACACTCGACGCGTACGCCGCGGTTCCCTTGGGGAGGAGGGTGGCGATCGAGGTGCGCGGTGAAAACCTGTTCGACGAACGGGTCGAAGCGGGCGTCGCCGGCACCGGCATCGTCGAGCGCGCGACACCGCGGACATTGTGGATCGGGCTGCGTTTGACGCCCTAG
- a CDS encoding sugar porter family MFS transporter: protein MQDPRANTGFIAAIVAVATIGGLLFGYDSGAVNGTQPGLKAAFGLSEGGLGFTVGSLLIGCFVGAFLAGRLADVMGRRKVMMLAALLFLVGALVQGFAHEQWLFVLARFAGGMAVGAASVLSPAYISEVAPANIRGRMTTVQQIMIITGLTAAFVVNWFLARAAGASTAPYWAGIEAWRWMYLMQAIPAAVFLVALTMIPESPRYLVSKGRIDEARTVLAKLFGSVEAEGKLTDIRASFSDDHRPRLSDLKNPATGRIRPILWAGLLLAVFQQLVGINVIFYYGATLWQLAGFTEDQSLQINIVSGLVSIAACFVTIALVDRIGRKPLLLIGSAGMAATLIALVYAFANGSVDGAGKLSLSSELGTIALVAANLYVIFFNVSWGPIMWVMLGEMFPNQIRGSALAVCGFAQWFSNYLVAQSFPLMAAGLGLAVSYSLYAAAAVVSFFLVQRFIHETKGVELEAMKG from the coding sequence GTGCAGGATCCACGCGCGAATACCGGCTTCATCGCGGCGATCGTCGCGGTGGCCACCATTGGCGGGTTGCTGTTCGGGTATGACAGTGGTGCCGTGAACGGTACGCAGCCGGGGTTGAAGGCGGCGTTCGGTTTGAGCGAAGGCGGTCTGGGCTTTACCGTCGGATCGCTGTTGATCGGCTGTTTCGTCGGCGCCTTCCTTGCCGGGCGACTGGCCGACGTGATGGGCCGCCGCAAGGTGATGATGCTCGCCGCACTGCTCTTTCTCGTCGGCGCGTTGGTGCAGGGCTTTGCGCACGAACAATGGCTGTTCGTCCTGGCGCGGTTTGCCGGCGGCATGGCGGTGGGGGCGGCAAGCGTGCTGTCGCCGGCCTATATCTCGGAGGTTGCGCCGGCGAACATCCGCGGGCGGATGACGACCGTCCAGCAGATCATGATCATCACCGGTCTGACCGCGGCGTTCGTGGTCAACTGGTTCCTCGCCCGCGCGGCCGGAGCCTCCACCGCGCCCTATTGGGCGGGGATCGAGGCGTGGCGCTGGATGTACCTGATGCAGGCGATCCCCGCGGCGGTCTTCCTGGTCGCGCTGACGATGATTCCGGAAAGTCCGCGCTATCTGGTGTCGAAGGGCCGGATCGACGAGGCGCGTACCGTGCTCGCCAAGCTGTTCGGCAGCGTAGAGGCGGAGGGCAAGCTTACCGATATCCGTGCCAGTTTCTCTGACGACCACCGCCCGCGGCTGTCCGATCTGAAGAACCCTGCAACCGGTCGCATTCGCCCGATCCTTTGGGCGGGGCTGCTGCTGGCGGTGTTCCAGCAACTCGTCGGCATCAACGTCATCTTCTATTACGGCGCGACCTTGTGGCAGCTGGCCGGGTTCACCGAGGATCAATCGCTACAGATCAACATCGTGTCGGGCCTGGTGTCGATCGCGGCGTGCTTCGTAACGATCGCGCTGGTCGATCGCATCGGGCGCAAGCCGCTGCTGCTGATCGGGTCGGCCGGCATGGCGGCAACGCTGATCGCGCTGGTCTATGCTTTTGCCAATGGATCGGTCGATGGGGCGGGCAAGCTCAGCCTCTCGAGCGAGCTCGGCACGATCGCGCTGGTCGCGGCGAACCTCTACGTCATCTTCTTCAATGTCAGCTGGGGCCCGATCATGTGGGTCATGCTGGGCGAGATGTTCCCCAACCAGATCCGCGGCTCGGCGCTGGCGGTTTGCGGCTTCGCGCAATGGTTCTCGAACTATCTGGTCGCGCAGAGCTTCCCGCTGATGGCGGCGGGGCTGGGGCTGGCGGTCAGCTACAGCCTGTATGCGGCGGCGGCGGTCGTCAGCTTCTTCCTGGTCCAGCGGTTCATTCACGAAACCAAGGGCGTCGAACTCGAAGCGATGAAGGGCTGA
- a CDS encoding glucose/galactose MFS transporter — MSTRPAPQVGANTTAAFATVTTLFFAWGFITSLIDPLVAAVKGIFSLTDLQAQLSASAFFIAYGVMSFPAAALLSRRKSVPTVLIALTLMIAGCLIMLGAANAAVYSLVLLGLFTLASGITILQVAANPLAAVLGDPSRSHFRLTFSQAFNSLGTFLGPWIGATLFLKGVEVKEGTVVTEAVRQTALGGIDRAFFWIAGLLVLLLLFFFTMRKLVAAAAPDSAAPKSFGTAISEALASRWAVLGGLGIFLYVGAEVAIGTQMALFLNSDAIWGQSDAAFGVPLLGLAMGSDGTPGVSLLEAGKAVSFYWGGAMVGRIIGSALLTRFPAARLLAVFAGVNVAIAGYVLFVGGVGAGFAALSMGLFNSIMFPVIFTLTLERSTASQEATSGFLCFSIVGGAAIPPLTGIVSGATGSYATAFIVPAACYAALVVFALAAAGAKVRHSGEAATTVH; from the coding sequence ATGTCCACACGGCCGGCACCCCAGGTGGGCGCCAACACCACGGCGGCGTTCGCCACCGTCACCACCCTGTTTTTTGCCTGGGGGTTCATCACCTCGCTGATCGACCCGCTGGTCGCGGCGGTGAAGGGCATCTTCTCGCTGACCGACTTGCAGGCACAGCTTAGCGCGTCGGCGTTCTTCATCGCCTACGGCGTGATGAGCTTCCCCGCCGCCGCGCTGCTCAGCCGGCGCAAGTCGGTGCCGACCGTGCTCATTGCACTGACGCTGATGATCGCGGGCTGCCTGATCATGCTCGGCGCCGCCAACGCGGCCGTCTATAGCCTGGTACTGCTGGGCCTGTTCACACTGGCCAGCGGGATCACAATCCTGCAGGTCGCGGCGAACCCGCTGGCGGCGGTGCTGGGCGATCCATCGCGCAGCCATTTCCGGCTGACCTTCAGTCAGGCGTTCAACAGCCTGGGTACCTTTCTCGGCCCCTGGATCGGCGCGACGCTCTTCCTGAAGGGTGTCGAGGTAAAGGAAGGCACCGTCGTGACCGAAGCGGTGCGCCAGACCGCGCTTGGCGGCATCGATCGCGCCTTCTTCTGGATTGCGGGGCTGCTCGTCCTGTTGCTGCTGTTCTTCTTCACCATGCGCAAGCTGGTCGCCGCGGCGGCCCCGGACAGTGCTGCTCCCAAGAGCTTCGGCACCGCGATTTCCGAAGCGCTCGCATCGCGTTGGGCGGTGCTCGGCGGGCTCGGCATCTTCCTCTACGTCGGCGCCGAAGTCGCGATCGGGACGCAGATGGCGCTGTTCCTGAATTCCGATGCGATCTGGGGGCAGTCGGACGCCGCGTTCGGCGTTCCGCTGCTCGGCCTGGCGATGGGCAGCGACGGCACGCCCGGCGTCTCCCTGCTGGAAGCCGGCAAGGCCGTGTCCTTCTATTGGGGTGGTGCGATGGTCGGCCGGATCATCGGATCGGCGCTGCTGACCCGCTTCCCTGCCGCCCGCCTGCTTGCCGTGTTCGCAGGCGTCAACGTCGCCATCGCGGGCTATGTGCTGTTCGTCGGCGGCGTGGGCGCCGGCTTCGCTGCGCTGTCGATGGGGCTGTTCAACTCGATCATGTTCCCGGTCATCTTCACGCTGACGCTGGAACGTTCGACCGCCAGCCAGGAGGCGACGTCCGGCTTCCTGTGCTTCTCGATCGTCGGCGGCGCAGCGATCCCGCCGCTGACTGGCATCGTGTCGGGCGCGACCGGCAGCTATGCGACCGCATTCATCGTGCCGGCGGCGTGCTATGCCGCGCTGGTGGTGTTTGCGCTGGCAGCCGCGGGCGCGAAGGTGCGGCACTCGGGCGAGGCAGCGACGACGGTGCATTGA